Proteins encoded within one genomic window of Corallococcus macrosporus:
- a CDS encoding DUF4476 domain-containing protein produces the protein MKALTLAVVLLSSAASLAQTAPRAEDSVNAAAASEFRRPPPPGHSTPRPPMPQPQPVPPPPPARNLAVVDRDQVERRIDRLENALRDAMSRTKDAKGRESIRAAMEQLDKLSEYVDEAAPYGTGLPPPVVNQPAPMPPPPPVVRPIADAQFRGLTQAMLREAFPREKLRILSQVASNENFLVTHIMSVLGQFSFSNDKLEVVRLMRPTLLDPQNSYQLYQAFPFSSDKERLETILDGGGRY, from the coding sequence ATGAAGGCCCTGACCCTCGCCGTTGTCCTGCTGTCCTCCGCCGCCTCGCTCGCCCAGACCGCGCCGCGCGCCGAGGACTCGGTCAATGCCGCCGCCGCCTCGGAGTTCCGCCGCCCGCCGCCGCCGGGCCACTCCACGCCCCGCCCCCCGATGCCGCAGCCGCAGCCCGTTCCGCCCCCGCCGCCCGCGCGCAACCTGGCCGTCGTGGACCGCGACCAGGTGGAGCGCCGCATCGACCGGCTGGAGAACGCGCTGCGCGACGCGATGTCCCGCACGAAGGACGCCAAGGGCCGCGAGAGCATCCGCGCCGCGATGGAGCAGCTGGACAAGCTGAGCGAGTACGTGGACGAGGCCGCGCCCTACGGCACGGGCCTGCCGCCCCCGGTGGTCAACCAGCCCGCGCCGATGCCGCCCCCGCCGCCGGTGGTGCGCCCCATCGCGGACGCGCAGTTCCGCGGCCTCACCCAGGCGATGCTCCGTGAGGCCTTCCCGCGCGAGAAGCTGCGCATCCTGTCGCAGGTGGCGTCCAACGAGAACTTCCTCGTGACGCACATCATGTCCGTGCTGGGGCAGTTCTCCTTCTCCAACGACAAGCTGGAGGTGGTGCGCCTCATGCGGCCCACGCTGCTGGACCCGCAGAACAGCTACCAGCTCTACCAGGCGTTCCCCTTCTCCAGCGACAAGGAGCGGCTGGAGACCATCCTGGACGGCGGCGGGCGCTACTAG
- a CDS encoding chondroitinase-B domain-containing protein gives MRTVSLALLLLPLTGGAAVKSVSTPAQLQTALSSAQAGDEIVLEDGTYAFSVNLTCAAEGTSAAPIVVRAKNRHAALIRFNAQEGFKVSGRYWTFDGLTVEGVCSNDQTCEHAFHVTGHAENFVLRNSRVRDFNSQLKANATQNGSVWEMPHRGLIENNEIYDTRVRATGTPVNKLNIDTGDDWVVRDNEIHDFGKQGGVSYGAFMKSGGKRGLFERNRVLCAKDRTGETDTRIGLSFGGGGTGNQYCAPAFDPNVPCSPEHTDGIIRNNIVANCTDAAVYLNKAANTRVLFNTFVGNGLGVDFRYAASTGQATGNVMASTVRNRDSATGTFTANRTGVDNATFASWYVAPLKGDLTLKGNVSSLIGAAPKNALAPEDFCLRTRPASATLGALEHSLGNCTPGTGGGTDGGTGTGGGTDAGTGGGTDAGTGTGGGTDAGTGLDAGTGGIIPDAGTGPEEEAPGDDDEDGGCSASPGLLPALLALLAPLALRRRARR, from the coding sequence TTGAGAACCGTTTCCCTCGCCCTGCTCCTGCTGCCCCTGACGGGCGGCGCGGCCGTGAAGAGCGTCTCCACCCCGGCCCAGCTCCAGACCGCGCTGTCGTCCGCGCAGGCCGGTGACGAGATCGTCCTGGAGGACGGCACGTACGCCTTCAGCGTGAACCTCACCTGCGCGGCGGAAGGCACGTCGGCGGCGCCCATCGTGGTGCGCGCGAAGAACCGCCACGCGGCCCTCATCCGCTTCAACGCGCAGGAGGGCTTCAAGGTGTCCGGCCGCTACTGGACCTTCGACGGGCTGACCGTGGAGGGCGTCTGCTCGAACGACCAGACCTGCGAGCACGCCTTCCACGTCACCGGCCACGCGGAGAACTTCGTCCTGCGCAACAGCCGCGTGCGCGACTTCAACTCGCAGCTCAAGGCGAACGCGACGCAGAACGGCAGCGTCTGGGAGATGCCCCACCGCGGCCTCATCGAGAACAACGAAATCTACGACACGCGCGTGCGCGCGACGGGCACGCCCGTCAACAAGCTGAACATCGACACGGGCGATGACTGGGTGGTCCGCGACAACGAAATTCACGACTTCGGCAAGCAGGGCGGCGTCTCGTACGGCGCCTTCATGAAGAGCGGCGGCAAGCGGGGCCTCTTCGAAAGGAACCGCGTCCTGTGCGCGAAGGACCGGACCGGCGAGACCGACACGCGCATCGGCCTGTCCTTCGGCGGTGGCGGCACCGGCAACCAGTACTGCGCGCCGGCCTTCGACCCCAACGTGCCGTGCTCGCCGGAGCACACGGACGGAATCATCCGCAACAACATCGTGGCGAACTGCACGGACGCCGCCGTGTACCTGAACAAGGCCGCGAACACGCGCGTGCTGTTCAACACGTTCGTCGGCAACGGGCTGGGCGTGGACTTCCGCTACGCCGCGTCCACCGGCCAGGCCACCGGCAACGTGATGGCGAGCACCGTCCGCAACCGCGACAGCGCCACCGGTACCTTCACCGCGAACCGGACGGGCGTGGACAACGCCACCTTCGCGTCCTGGTACGTGGCGCCGCTCAAGGGCGACCTGACGCTCAAGGGCAACGTGTCGTCGCTCATCGGCGCGGCCCCGAAGAACGCGCTGGCGCCGGAGGACTTCTGCCTGCGGACCCGGCCCGCCTCGGCCACGCTGGGCGCGCTGGAGCACTCGCTGGGCAACTGCACCCCGGGCACCGGCGGCGGCACGGACGGAGGCACCGGCACGGGCGGAGGCACGGACGCCGGCACCGGCGGAGGCACGGACGCGGGCACCGGCACGGGCGGAGGCACGGACGCGGGCACCGGCCTGGACGCGGGCACGGGCGGCATCATCCCGGACGCGGGCACGGGTCCGGAGGAGGAAGCCCCCGGCGATGACGACGAGGATGGCGGTTGCAGCGCGAGCCCGGGCCTGCTGCCCGCGCTCCTCGCCCTGCTCGCGCCCCTGGCCCTGCGCCGTCGCGCCCGCCGCTAG
- a CDS encoding cytochrome-c peroxidase, protein MTRNRLLLGFTLSALGALAGCERSSGAAPEAKPSAPAPVAVEAPAAKPAVPDADAVAKLAAHFFQAPRNQAPLPTDTEAQVALGRMLFHEPRLSKNHDVSCNSCHGLTTFGVDNKALSDGHKGQKGTRNSPTVYNAAHHIAQFWDGRAATLEAQAEGPMMNPVEMAMPDAKRVEATLSSIPEYATRFRAAFPKGGKPVTLANAARALAAFERTLTTPSRFDRFLAGEHSALSAQEQRGLEAFVTTGCTTCHNGPAVGGASFQKLGLVEAYPALTDAGRFDATKNEDDRGYFRVPTLRNVEMTGPYLHDGSVRDLPTMVRLMGRYQLGRTLKDGEVDDLVAFLKSLTGELPPAERISAPPLPPSTKRTPKPDPS, encoded by the coding sequence ATGACGCGAAATCGACTGCTTCTCGGGTTCACCCTGTCTGCGCTGGGCGCGCTCGCGGGCTGTGAGCGCTCCTCTGGCGCGGCCCCGGAGGCGAAGCCTTCCGCGCCTGCTCCCGTGGCGGTAGAGGCCCCGGCCGCGAAGCCCGCGGTGCCGGATGCCGACGCGGTGGCGAAGCTGGCGGCGCACTTCTTCCAGGCGCCCCGCAACCAGGCGCCGCTGCCCACGGACACCGAGGCGCAGGTGGCCCTGGGCCGCATGCTCTTCCACGAGCCCCGGCTGTCGAAGAACCACGACGTGTCCTGCAACAGCTGCCACGGCCTCACCACGTTCGGCGTGGACAACAAGGCGCTGTCGGACGGGCACAAGGGGCAGAAGGGCACGCGCAACTCGCCCACCGTCTACAACGCGGCCCACCACATCGCGCAGTTCTGGGACGGCCGCGCGGCCACGCTGGAGGCCCAGGCCGAAGGCCCGATGATGAACCCGGTGGAGATGGCCATGCCGGACGCGAAGCGCGTCGAGGCCACGCTGTCCTCCATCCCCGAGTACGCCACCCGCTTCCGCGCCGCCTTCCCCAAGGGCGGCAAGCCCGTCACGCTGGCGAACGCGGCCCGGGCGCTGGCCGCCTTCGAGCGCACGCTCACCACGCCGTCGCGCTTCGACCGCTTCCTCGCGGGCGAGCACTCGGCCCTGTCCGCGCAGGAGCAGCGCGGCCTGGAGGCCTTCGTCACCACCGGCTGCACCACGTGCCACAACGGCCCGGCGGTGGGCGGCGCGTCGTTCCAGAAGCTGGGGCTGGTGGAGGCATACCCGGCGCTCACCGACGCGGGCCGCTTCGACGCGACGAAGAACGAGGACGACCGCGGCTACTTCCGCGTGCCCACGCTGCGCAACGTGGAGATGACCGGGCCGTACCTGCACGACGGCAGCGTGAGGGACCTGCCCACCATGGTGCGCCTGATGGGCCGCTACCAGTTGGGCCGCACACTGAAGGACGGCGAGGTGGACGACCTGGTGGCCTTCCTCAAGAGCCTCACCGGCGAGCTGCCCCCCGCCGAGCGCATCTCCGCGCCGCCCCTGCCCCCCAGCACGAAGCGCACGCCGAAGCCGGACCCGTCGTAG
- a CDS encoding acyltransferase family protein — MRFGDGARRWAYARLALKGFGPSLSFRQARHPALDGARGLAVLAMVMGHTLDALLAPAFRDHPWVQEYWKLRGITAPLFLLVSGWAVVMALGTKPGAAKDSFGRRFRRALLLLFLGYLLHWPGWGAVRELGFSDAMLAKVFQFDALQCIGAALMLGAMALVVTPHRGARALLLGGLAVGIPLASAGMWHAGAHLPVPLQQFLGNGEGSRFPFFPWAGFFFAGAFAAHGLHLLKPGLAQGFALLALGGALVALTRWVPIEWTPTSPTMVMYRVAQGLMVLGAVNLLPQRLSGLLAPLGRLSLWIYVLHLPVVYGWADTAGLAQRIGPRLGIAAALGVSVALLVGCYLVARVGRWVREQARPWRAGSTTLGASVGTARLGQ; from the coding sequence GTGCGTTTTGGAGACGGAGCCCGCAGGTGGGCTTATGCTCGACTGGCTTTGAAAGGCTTCGGTCCCTCGCTCAGCTTCCGGCAGGCCCGTCACCCCGCGCTCGATGGCGCGCGGGGGTTGGCCGTGCTCGCCATGGTGATGGGTCACACGCTGGACGCGCTCTTGGCGCCGGCCTTCCGCGACCATCCGTGGGTCCAGGAGTACTGGAAGCTGCGGGGCATCACCGCCCCGCTGTTCCTCCTGGTGAGCGGCTGGGCGGTGGTGATGGCGCTGGGCACGAAGCCGGGCGCGGCGAAGGACTCCTTCGGCCGCCGGTTCCGCCGCGCGCTGTTGCTGTTGTTCCTAGGTTACCTGCTGCACTGGCCGGGCTGGGGCGCGGTGCGCGAGCTGGGCTTCAGCGACGCCATGCTGGCCAAGGTCTTCCAGTTCGACGCGCTCCAGTGCATCGGCGCGGCGCTGATGCTGGGCGCGATGGCGCTGGTGGTGACGCCGCACCGGGGCGCGCGGGCGCTGCTCCTGGGCGGGCTGGCGGTGGGAATTCCCCTGGCCAGCGCGGGCATGTGGCACGCGGGCGCGCACCTGCCGGTGCCGCTGCAGCAGTTCCTTGGCAACGGGGAGGGCAGCCGCTTCCCGTTCTTCCCCTGGGCGGGCTTCTTCTTCGCGGGCGCGTTCGCCGCGCACGGGCTGCACCTGTTGAAGCCGGGCCTGGCGCAGGGCTTCGCGCTGCTCGCGCTGGGCGGGGCGCTGGTGGCGCTCACCCGCTGGGTGCCCATCGAGTGGACGCCCACCAGCCCCACGATGGTGATGTACCGCGTGGCGCAGGGCCTGATGGTGCTGGGCGCGGTGAACCTGCTGCCGCAGCGGCTGAGCGGCCTGCTGGCGCCGCTGGGGCGGCTGTCGCTGTGGATCTACGTGCTGCACCTGCCGGTGGTGTACGGCTGGGCGGACACCGCGGGCCTCGCGCAGCGCATCGGTCCCCGGCTGGGCATCGCGGCGGCGCTGGGCGTGTCCGTGGCGCTGCTGGTGGGCTGCTATCTCGTCGCCCGCGTCGGCCGCTGGGTGCGAGAGCAGGCCCGCCCCTGGCGCGCGGGCTCCACGACCCTGGGCGCCAGTGTCGGCACCGCGCGCCTGGGCCAGTAG
- a CDS encoding DTW domain-containing protein yields MRTFCIKCLRPESACYCAHVPQLQTRTRVVFLQHPRERRVAIGTARMAHLSLPNSELHRGVDFTGHARLEELAKHPERVAVLFPGEDAISVEEAQANPPETLIVVDGTWPQAKKVVMRNPVLAALPRIGFVPRRPSNYRIRAEPADHCVSTIEAVAEILGQLEGKPDYFDRMLGAFEFMVDTQLERQETRTGPNRRRIYKSEWRPPLELRSLADAADRLVLFYAEANAHALEAGIPPELVHLVAVRYATGERFEAVIAPEQPIAHSTPLHVELPEEALRAGEPRAQALARFEAFLRPDDELTVWTTFALDLLWNGGLARRSARNVRLATARALKGKAGGVEQAVSLLKAPEVATWARGRAGRRISALESVARELVARGNATEPPAKLPRTGSEG; encoded by the coding sequence GTGCGTACCTTCTGCATCAAGTGTCTGCGTCCTGAAAGCGCGTGCTACTGCGCGCACGTCCCCCAGCTCCAGACGCGCACGCGCGTGGTGTTCCTCCAGCATCCGCGGGAGCGGCGCGTGGCCATCGGCACGGCGCGCATGGCGCACCTGTCGCTGCCCAACTCGGAGCTGCACCGGGGCGTGGACTTCACCGGCCACGCGCGGCTGGAGGAGCTGGCGAAGCACCCCGAGCGCGTCGCGGTGCTCTTCCCGGGCGAGGACGCCATCTCCGTGGAGGAGGCCCAGGCGAACCCGCCGGAGACGCTCATCGTCGTGGACGGCACCTGGCCGCAGGCGAAGAAGGTGGTGATGCGCAACCCGGTGCTCGCGGCGCTGCCGCGCATCGGCTTCGTGCCTCGCCGCCCCAGCAACTACCGCATCCGCGCGGAGCCGGCGGACCACTGCGTCTCCACCATCGAGGCGGTGGCGGAAATCCTCGGCCAGCTGGAGGGCAAGCCGGACTACTTCGACCGCATGCTGGGCGCGTTCGAGTTCATGGTGGACACGCAGCTGGAGCGGCAGGAGACGCGCACGGGGCCCAACCGGCGCCGCATCTACAAGAGCGAGTGGCGCCCGCCGCTGGAGCTGCGCTCGCTGGCGGATGCCGCGGACCGGCTGGTCCTCTTCTACGCGGAAGCGAACGCGCACGCGCTGGAGGCGGGCATCCCGCCGGAGCTGGTGCACCTGGTGGCGGTCCGCTACGCCACGGGCGAGCGCTTCGAGGCGGTCATCGCGCCGGAGCAGCCCATCGCGCACAGCACGCCGCTGCATGTCGAGCTGCCGGAGGAGGCGCTGCGCGCCGGTGAGCCGCGCGCGCAGGCGCTGGCCCGCTTCGAGGCGTTCCTGCGTCCGGACGACGAGCTGACGGTGTGGACCACCTTCGCCCTGGACCTGCTGTGGAACGGCGGCCTGGCGCGCAGGTCCGCGCGCAACGTGCGGCTGGCCACGGCGCGGGCGCTCAAGGGCAAGGCGGGCGGCGTGGAGCAGGCGGTGTCGCTGCTCAAGGCGCCGGAGGTGGCCACGTGGGCCCGGGGCCGCGCGGGCCGCCGCATCAGCGCACTGGAGTCCGTGGCCCGCGAGCTGGTGGCCCGGGGCAATGCCACCGAGCCTCCCGCGAAGCTGCCGCGCACCGGCTCCGAAGGCTGA
- a CDS encoding 16S rRNA (uracil(1498)-N(3))-methyltransferase yields the protein MNLLLLFDEDFQPDGTARLTGRRAQHAREVLKAEPGESLRVGRLDGPTGTGEVLENAPGLLHLRVTLTDPPPPRAGVDLLLAIPRPKALKKVLPAVASLGVDRVVLVNAARVEKSYFDSKVLNEAFVRELLHQGLEQARDTRAPEVLIRERFRPFVEDELDAVLGTESLRLLPHPPASQPLGAQGVERARRVVLAIGPDGGWVPFEAQLLEAHGFQPFSLGPRILRVETAVPVLLGQVTLLKAP from the coding sequence GTGAACCTGCTCCTGCTCTTCGACGAGGACTTCCAGCCGGACGGCACCGCCCGGCTCACCGGCCGCCGCGCCCAGCACGCCCGCGAGGTCCTCAAGGCCGAACCCGGCGAGTCCCTGCGCGTGGGCCGCCTGGACGGCCCCACCGGCACGGGCGAGGTGCTGGAGAACGCCCCCGGTCTGCTCCACCTGCGCGTCACCCTCACGGACCCGCCCCCGCCCAGGGCCGGCGTGGACCTGCTGCTGGCCATCCCCCGCCCCAAGGCGCTCAAGAAGGTGCTGCCCGCCGTCGCGTCCCTGGGCGTGGACCGCGTGGTGCTGGTGAACGCGGCCCGCGTGGAGAAGAGCTACTTCGACTCCAAGGTGCTCAACGAGGCCTTCGTCCGCGAGCTGCTCCACCAGGGCCTGGAACAGGCCCGCGACACACGCGCCCCGGAGGTGCTGATCCGCGAGCGCTTCCGGCCCTTCGTCGAGGACGAACTCGACGCCGTCTTGGGCACGGAATCACTGCGCCTGCTCCCCCATCCACCGGCCAGCCAGCCGCTCGGGGCCCAAGGGGTGGAGCGCGCCCGGCGCGTGGTGCTCGCCATCGGTCCGGATGGCGGCTGGGTGCCCTTCGAGGCGCAGCTGCTGGAAGCGCACGGCTTCCAGCCCTTCTCCCTGGGCCCGCGCATCCTCCGTGTGGAGACGGCGGTCCCGGTGCTGCTGGGTCAGGTGACGCTGCTCAAGGCGCCGTAG
- a CDS encoding DUF2914 domain-containing protein, which translates to MLTVTPPDSKPQDASTEVPGSPVGTGPLPPGPNVAVAMPGAGVADPDDLVSTEKTPTLVDRVQAFRAKYEKQEMALFFFAGFLYDVLTLSPVDDALTEVQNFVYLAILAGLLVLEQRYPEGVEPPKLLAKVWRFREDALHFFLGSLLSAFTLFLFKSSSGLTPLLFMAGMFGLLVANELPRFRQLGPVIRVAVFSLCVTLYFASLLPVLFGRVGWWIFTLSVLLGCGSVYGLLRVLKRWRPDEKALLRTVAVPGFGAQALLLGCYFLGVIPPVPLAVQYSGIYHQVKRVSPGVYHLTSEAQPWWKVWTAFHHGDQDFTVRPGEQPMYFFRIFAPKGFEPYRVRVRWYYDHPEKGWTALGKGFLASVSSNGSEGGYRYYAQPGTTPKPGDWRVVLETEAGHEINRLNFTVTEDTRTEPRPERVDVSVLKVTKPLPLEEWQKLQPPPAPATAPAAATAP; encoded by the coding sequence GTGCTCACCGTCACACCGCCTGATTCGAAGCCGCAGGACGCGTCCACCGAAGTGCCCGGAAGCCCGGTGGGGACAGGCCCCCTGCCGCCCGGGCCGAACGTCGCGGTCGCCATGCCCGGCGCTGGCGTCGCGGATCCGGACGACCTCGTCAGCACGGAGAAGACGCCCACGCTGGTGGACCGCGTGCAGGCCTTCCGCGCGAAGTACGAGAAGCAGGAGATGGCCCTCTTCTTCTTCGCGGGCTTCCTCTACGACGTCCTCACGCTGAGCCCCGTCGACGACGCGCTCACGGAGGTGCAGAACTTCGTCTACCTGGCCATCCTCGCGGGCCTGCTGGTGCTGGAGCAGCGCTACCCCGAGGGCGTGGAGCCGCCGAAGCTCCTGGCGAAGGTGTGGCGCTTCCGCGAGGACGCGCTGCACTTCTTCCTGGGCAGCCTCTTGAGCGCGTTCACGCTGTTCCTCTTCAAGAGCTCGTCGGGCCTGACGCCGCTGCTGTTCATGGCGGGCATGTTCGGGCTCTTGGTGGCGAACGAGCTGCCGCGCTTCCGGCAACTGGGGCCCGTCATCCGCGTGGCCGTCTTCAGCCTGTGCGTGACGCTGTACTTCGCGTCGCTGCTGCCGGTGCTCTTCGGGAGGGTGGGGTGGTGGATCTTCACGCTCTCCGTCCTGCTGGGCTGCGGCAGCGTCTACGGGCTCCTGCGCGTGCTCAAGCGGTGGCGCCCGGATGAGAAGGCGCTGCTGCGCACGGTGGCGGTGCCCGGCTTCGGCGCGCAGGCGCTGCTGCTCGGGTGCTACTTCCTGGGCGTGATTCCCCCGGTGCCCCTGGCGGTGCAGTACAGCGGCATCTACCACCAGGTGAAGCGCGTCTCGCCGGGCGTGTATCACCTGACGTCGGAGGCGCAGCCCTGGTGGAAGGTCTGGACGGCGTTCCACCACGGCGATCAGGACTTCACGGTGCGGCCCGGCGAGCAGCCCATGTACTTCTTCCGCATCTTCGCGCCCAAGGGCTTCGAGCCGTACCGCGTGCGCGTGCGCTGGTACTACGACCACCCGGAGAAGGGCTGGACGGCGCTGGGCAAGGGCTTCCTGGCCAGCGTGAGCAGTAACGGCTCGGAGGGGGGCTACCGCTACTACGCGCAGCCGGGCACCACGCCCAAGCCGGGCGACTGGCGCGTCGTGCTGGAGACGGAGGCCGGGCATGAAATCAACCGCCTGAACTTCACCGTCACCGAGGACACGCGCACCGAGCCGCGCCCGGAGAGGGTGGACGTGTCCGTGCTCAAGGTCACCAAGCCCCTGCCGCTGGAGGAGTGGCAGAAGCTCCAGCCGCCTCCCGCGCCAGCGACGGCGCCCGCGGCGGCTACGGCGCCTTGA
- the grxD gene encoding Grx4 family monothiol glutaredoxin, protein MDANLKAQFDETVKSHPIVLFMKGNALFPQCGFSARALQLLQPLGPVHTVDVLADPAVRQGIKDYSNWPTIPQVYIHGKFVGGSDILMELAERGELRDLVAAGGK, encoded by the coding sequence ATGGACGCGAACCTCAAGGCCCAGTTCGACGAGACGGTGAAGTCGCACCCCATCGTCCTCTTCATGAAGGGCAATGCCCTGTTCCCCCAGTGCGGCTTCTCCGCGCGCGCCCTCCAGTTGCTGCAGCCGCTGGGCCCGGTGCACACGGTGGACGTGCTGGCGGACCCGGCCGTGCGCCAGGGCATCAAGGACTACTCCAACTGGCCCACGATTCCGCAGGTCTACATCCACGGGAAGTTCGTGGGCGGCTCCGACATCCTGATGGAGCTGGCGGAGCGCGGCGAGCTGCGGGACCTGGTCGCCGCCGGCGGCAAGTAG